The Pongo pygmaeus isolate AG05252 chromosome 18, NHGRI_mPonPyg2-v2.0_pri, whole genome shotgun sequence DNA window tttctgAGCACTCACATGAtgctcaaaagaaatgctcattggagcattttggattttgaattttcaaatttGGGATACTCAGCTGGTAAGTATAATACAAATAAtcagaaatctgaaaaaaatatgaacTCTGAAATACCTATGGTTCtgagcattttggataagggatactcaacctgtaccagGAATAACATGCTTTTCTCTGTGGCCAAATGTGAACAGAGTCCAAGGAATGTGTGTGGCATTTGCTCCTGTCCTCATCAGGTTGTCTTTCCATCCTGGATGGAAGCCCCCTTTCCCTGTGCgtcatttctctctcctctcccaccaGGGTCCCCTGCTTATCTTTCTGAGGAGGGAGAGTGGTTTGaagggtgtggtggagggcatTCCAGCCCTAGGGGAAGTACATATGAAAGCCTAGAGGCCTTAGGGTCCCTTTCAAGGGGCTGTTGCCCCAGCCAGCAAATATTAGGGGCCTCTCAGTCTTATTTGTCTCCTCTCCCCTCAGAGGAGAAGATAAGGAGGAAGAATAGATGAAGGGCACAGAAGGTCCTATTTCTTCTGTGTCCTAGTATGTCATACTATTGCATGGACACTATATTACCATTTTTTCATGAGTCGTATCTGTTTTTACAGTGTTCATCTATTTGTACAAATTTTATCCCTTATGTTTTAGCTAATTATTCTTCATCAACTTAGTAGGCGTCCTGAAAGTAAAATTCAAACGATGAAACTTTTCTCAAGACAAgcgcttattattttatttccagcaGCAGCCCATAAGCCAGATTTCACTTTTAGATACTACCCAGCTGTTTGCatttcatctatttctttttctaaaaatgtaaatactatTGTCCTCCTGagttcttctgtttttgtttgtttgtttttgtttttgtccgtGATCACTGGAAACaaattttgtgtttcttctgGCATAGAATCAAAGAAAGTGGGCAGTGATTGGGTTTGATGAGTCTTGCAAGCTACCCTTCTTCCCAGAAGAGAAGTCCAACTCCCGATCATTCATGTCAGACCAGTATTGCCACATCCATTTCCCATGGGTGGAAGTCACCAGTGACCGACcgttgctttttcttcttcttcctggaGTTAGGTGAAGGATGTCTTGGACCAGTCAGTATCTTTTCCCTGGAGCCTGGGATGCTTCAACCTCTTTACTAGGGCTCTACAGGAAGAAAGACCCTCATGTCTCATTTTatggctcttttcttttctgacccatgtttccaactcttttttttttttttttctttaagggaaaaaaataaaaacattctctcTTTGAAGGGTAAGGAGAAATTTTATGAAACTTGAAAACCCGGTAAGTGTTTTgccttttactttattatttagtaACTATATGCTAAGGATCATCCCAACTGAGGGGAAAATAGGAGCAGGGGTCAAACTTGTTTATAGTAGGATGTATAGGATTTAAGCCAGGAGACCAAGAGACtcagtttaatatttttttccaaacagaAACACTATACCCAAATTCTGTAAAATAGACACAAATATGTAAGATTAATTTTAAGAAGGtgcatgttattttttcttttcttttctatttttttaaatttattttaaacagagacagggtctcgatatgttgcccaggttggtctagaactgggctcaagccatcctcctgccttggcctcccaatgtgctgagattacaagcataagccagcacacctggcccacaTTCTGTTTTCTATAGAAATGACATAAATAATTTCTCAGATTGTAGCAATGCTTCTATTTACAGAGGACATTGATAAtcaactttttcaaaactgcaaaCATACAGAAAGATTAATTTAGGACATCAAATAAACTAAGGTTTAATTATGAAAAAGATCGTAAAAGGCAAATCAAAGCAACATCAGATGTGACCAAAAACGTATACCAGATCACTTGCCGGGACTCTTGGGGAAGGGCTTGGGTGAAGATTTGGGATGCAGGGGTCTCATCTGCTCATTTGATGAACCAGGATTCGAATCACAGGTTCAGTGAGTTGCCTCTGATAACCAGTGGTTTGTGGCAGAGCTGGAGCTTGAGCTTAGGATTCTTGACTcctactgcttttcttttttctgtgataCATACTAAAGGATTGGCCATTAGAttcttctgtgttttgttttgtctgggGAAGAGGTAAGATAAGTAGTCCCCTGGGTGTCTGCAGTGGGAATAAGTTACCATTGTGAGGGGtaaaaagaggcagaaagaggaccttttgtgtttgtgtattgagattttcttttccttaaatttcCTTTAGGGTCTGATATAGTGATTTAGGGTGGGGTTGACCCAGAATGGTTTTTGCCCTAGTTATGAGGATTGTGGACGTTCTGTTACCTGTTTGGTCGTGCCCAACAAACATGTTGTTGAGCAGCCTTGGCACTCTGCCTTAGACACAGCAGTTGGTGGATAAGTGTGGATGAGTTGAAGTGATAGTGGACAGAAGCGTAAATAAATTTAATGCAGTCTTGATAATTGAACGTACTCTCCACCCTGAAATCTGAATGGATGCTGTGTGTAAAATATCTGCTTTGAAATGTAAGGAAGAGTTTGATTTCAGTTAATTTGTTAGGAATGTCTatgctgaaacttttttttttctattttttccctattGGGAGTCAATTAAGAGAGAGGATTCAGAACGGAAGCTTGCTGTACTTCTGACAGTTTGTGTGGCCCAACTCTATGCTATGAGATTGTCATTACCCCTGTTACACCTAAGAGCTCCTCTTGGCAGTTGTCCTCTactttctttacaaaataaactcaaaaaacCAGGTTCCCTGCTTTCCTATCTCTAGTTTATCTGCATCCAGGACTATCTTTACCTCCTTCTCTTCCATCTCTCCTACCTACCTTCTGTTTAAGGCCAGTTCCTCTGCAGCCTCTTTTAAATCAATCTCTCCTTTTCCCCTTACCAAagaatcacctttttttttttttttttttgagtaagggtctcgctccattgcccaggctggagtgcagtgatacgatctcagctcactgcaatctccacctcccaagttcaagcaactctcttgcctcagtcgcctaagtagttgggattacaggcgcccaccaccatgcctggctaacttctgtatttttagtagaaatggggtttcaccatgttggcgaggctgatgttgaactcctgacctcaggtcatccacccacctcagcctcccaaagtgctgggattacaggtttgagccactgtacccagcctgaagAATCATCTTTATTCAGATATCTCCTTTCTGTTAGCTCCTTCCCTTAGCCTGTGGGTCCCTCTGCTCCTGAAGGTCCCCTCCAGATGGCCACAGCATCTTTCCACCATCCTTTTATAACTGAGCTCCTTGGTGATGAAGAATGATCTCTGGCAGTCATTCAAACCCTTGCCTTGTTTCTTTTAACCCTCTCTGATAAATATTCTGCTTCATTGAGATTACATGAGCAAGCAACCTCTTAATTTGCTATTCTAGAGGATCTGCCTCAGAGCCTGCCTGACTTGCCTTTTCTGCAGTAGTTTTCATTGTTGCTTCCGCCTCCGTGGAGGTTTGTCTGTCCTCACTTGTATGAtgccactctctctctcctggctgCCACCTCTTTGCTTCTTCACGGGCAGCTTTTCTGTGACCTTTTCCAGTGTTCAAGATTCTGTCCCGGCTGCTTCCTCTTCTTACCAGATGTTCCCTGGGTTCTGTCTCATGTGATAGGCGTGTGCTGCTCTGATTCAAATTTCCAGCTCAAATCTGTTTCCTGAGCACCAGATTTAACCTCACTTGGGGTCATGTTGATACCTCAAATGCAGCTTGTTCAAAACTGTGGTCCCCTAATCTCTTCCTCTGTTCCTGGTTCATTACCTACTTAAGTCAGAAATGGGAGACCTTGGTGTCATCTGCTTTCCTCTTTCGATCCGTCAGTATAGTGACACCTACATGTTTGTCTTACATCCCGAGTCAACCAAGGTTTCATTAGTGCTAATGATGTTttttatcaattctttttttgggggggatggagtttcactcttgttgcccaggctggagtgcaatggcgtgatctcggctcaccgcaacctccacctcccgggttcaagcaattctcctgcctcagcctcttgagtagctgggactacagccatgcaccaccatgcccggctaattttgtatttttagtagagacgggatttctccattttggtcaggctggtcttcaactcccgacctcaggtgatctgcccacctcagcctcctaaagtgctgggattacaggtgtgagccaccgcacccggctattcatttttttaaaattaggaaatctTCTCTTCTGTAGCTCACGTTCTTCCATTATACATACTAATGCCTTTGGTTTTGATTCTTCTAAATGAGGGGAACATAAGGCCATAAGCCAAACCATTTCAAGACGGAataagattctttttaaaaattatttttctttttattgagatggagtttcactcttctcacctaagctggagtgcaatggtgcgttctcagctcactgcaacctccgcctcccgggttcaagcatttctcctgcctcagcctcccaagtagctgggattacaggcatgtgccaccatgcccgactaattttgtgttagtagagatggagtttcaccatgttggtcaggctgattttgaactcttgacctcaggtgatccacctgtctcagcctcccaaagtgctgggattacaggcgtgagccaccatgcctgggccgtttacatatatataatgctaAAGGGAGATAGACATGAAGACTGAGGAAAAAGCACTTGGATTTGGTGATTTAGTGGGGAGGTTTTGTACCGTGGTGAAGACTTCCCATCATGCCTGTTCCTCCTTGTGTACCTGTTTCTGAGATGGCATCCAGTGGTCCCTTCCAGGTATTTGAAACTTTGTTGCTATCAGGATCCTTCTCCCTTGCTCATTTTATTCAGTAAGTTGTGTCAGTGACACCTCCATATTCTCTGTGATatccctttgtttttttcctcccgAATCTGAATCTCAAGAtctataaatgaatattttcttgttGATTCACATCAAACTGATCATCAGATTGTGATGCAAATCGCAAATCTGTTCCTTCTTTTCACCTCTGTTATCGTTGTCTCAATTGGAATATAGTGGACAGTTTTTCGTTCTCTGGCCTCCTTTATCATTCTTCAACATTTCACACTGTTGATCACCCTTTTCTTCATGAAGCTCTCTTCATTTGACTCTTAGACACCATTCTCCTGATTTTCTCACTACATCTTTGATGGTGTTTTTCTTGGGCTTCTTTGAGCCCCCCACCTAAATATAGGTTACCTCTGCATTCTGTCCTCTGGCTCGATCTCTTATAGATGATGTCTGGGCACTCTCAGCCTTAGTTGAGGTTTCTACCACCACCCATCTGTTGAATTCCAAATCTTTGTCCTTAGCACAGACTCCTCCAGTGAGCCCACAGATctgtatttttcagttgtttACCAGATACCTTCCATTCAGAGCTTCCATAGAACTTTACCTACAATGGATTCGAAAGGGGGGACTCATTCTGGGAACTCTTTCCTGGActtcctccttttttattttctatcttgatGCAGGGTACTACCAGTTGCTCATCATCTAGGTAAGACACCTGAGTGACATTAatacctccttcctccctctccacaTTCATTAGGTCACAAATCCTATTGATTCTACCACTCAGATTCCTAAATCTCCCAAATCTGCCTTCCCATTCTGTCCTCACTGCTTTAGCTTAGACTGTCATTATTTCTTGCCTCTTTAGTTTGTTTCCTAACTACTCTCCCATTGTGCAGTTGCCTcccctgctttctctctttttaatttttatttatttatttattttttttttttttgagatagagtctcgctctgtcatccaggctggagggcagtggcacgatcttggctcgctgtaagctctgcctcccgggttcacgccattctcctgcctcagcctcccaagtcactaggactacaggcgggcactaccacgcctggctaattttttgtatttttagtagagacggggtttcaccatgttaactaggatggtctcgatctcctgacctcgtgatccaccctccttggcctcccaaagtgctgggattacaggtgtgagccactgcacccggccccctgATTTGTCTTTACTCCCATATATAATATGGCTAAAATTCGAGTGCTGGTTATATCTCATTTACAAGTGAAATATTTGGCATGCATTCTCAAAATCTGTTCATCACACTGAGTCATTATTATCCATTTTACTTTGGAGGAGAGTAGTACCAGGCCTCACAAATAGGAAGTGGGGCAACAGAGATCTGAACTCAGGCTGTATGCTCCAGAGCCCATGATCTTAATTTACCATTTCATTTATGGCTCCTTGTGCCATGTTTGAGTGGCCTTTAAAATCTTTCCTGAGCTGGCATCTGACTTTACTGTTTCATATCCTCCTACTCTGCCTAATCTGTTTACTGTTTGATCTCCTCCCATTCTGTCTAATAGATCTGGAATTTCAGGCCTATTTCTACCTTGTTGGTCTTCCTTGAAGGTGTCATATTGTAcctttgtgtgtttgtgcatgttgCTTCCTCAGCCTTGAATCCCTGCCTCTTTATCTTCAAGGCCCAGCTCAAATGACATCTCCTGGAAGGGTTTCTTGTCTATTAGTTAACACCACCATCCTCTTACTTCTTAATTAGCCTCTCTTCTTTTCCCATGATACGCATATACACAACtgccatatttatatttatagaaagtttgtaaatatatatattcgtatttaaataaacttttaggatagttttagatttacagaaaagtggcAAAGGTAGCATAGAGTTTCCATGAAGCCCATACTCAGTTTCCTTTTTGTTAATATCCTATGTCACTGTAGTGCATTTGTTATAAGTAAGAAGCTAACACTGGTACATTACTGTTGATTAAATTTGATACTTTATTCAGGTTTCCCCAGTTATTCTCTTGTgccttttttctgttccaggctCCCATGGGataacacattacatttagtcatcacaTCATCTTAGTCTCTTCTGGTCTGTGattgtttctcagactttccttatCCTTGAAGACCTTGATAGTTTTGAGAAGCAccagtcacattttttttttttttttttttttttttgcagaatgtccctcagtttgggttttgtctgatgttttccttATGATTAGACTGAGGCCATGGGTTTTTGGGAGGAAGACCAGAGGTAAAATGTTCTTTTCATCACATATCAAGTGCACATGCTAGCAACGTGACTTACCACTGATGATGTCAACCTTGCCCAGCTCTCTGAAGCAATGTTAGTTACTGTGTTAGTAACCATAAGTTACTTTctactcctctttccattctcctTTCTTTGGAAGTAAGTCACTATCCCAAACCGCACTCAAGGTGTAGGGGTGGTAAGCTTTACCTCCTGGAGGGGGGATTATtgatataaattatttggaattcctcTGTAAGgaagatttgtctcttctccctatttattcattcagtcatttaatTATATcaattaatacttttttatactttgggttataacccaatattgtttattctgttgatcagattgttccagctttggctgtTGGGAGTTCTTTTAGATTGgttcctgtgtccctttgacatgtCCCCTGTCCCAATGTCGTTGAATcggccatttctccaaggagccctagtTTTATATTGGAAAATGGTATTAGAAATCAAGATATGGGCACTGGATGTGCACATTGTTACTGGGGTGTCACTACTTCTTCGCCTTTCAGTGTACAGATATATGGATGTGAACCCAAGTTGATATAAATATCTGTaattatttatctgttcatctcTATGTTAAGCTAAATAGGAGTTTATACTAACTTCAGCTGATTCAttgccttccttccttgcttATCTATAACTTCCCTCTCTGACTATGAGAAACTTGgcatccatcaccaccatctcatTAACTACACTGTAAGCGTGGACTTTCTCCCTGTCCCCCTCACTAGGCTGTTAGTATCTTGGACACTTATTAAATCTTTGTTGATGAGTGATGAATCTTGAAGCTGTTATGTATCTTACCTAATAAAAGTTTAGCATTTTAGCAAAAGCAATGTAAATCAATCTTGTAAAGTTTGAAACAAAACTTttaactgctttgttatgtaacatgtattcattgtagaaaatatgaaaagtgagaaggaaaaaaagcacctgttactctatcacccagagaTAATACTTAATACGTAGGTATGTGttattttagaactttttctttgtatgtatatgtctatacCCCCCTAAACGATTTTTACAAGAATACATTCACATTTCACACTACTTATTTATaaccttttttcacttaatatagtaTTTCTTAAGGATGTCATGTAGTTGTATCATAATTTAACTGTCTTTACTGTTTCAGCTCCTCCTACTCTTAACCAATTCTCTTTTTTAAGATGTCCAAGTTATTACCaattatttgcttttataaacCCTGATTAATATTTTCTTAGAAGTCTTGACAGGCTGTTCTGATGATTTCTTTAGATACACTcctaaaagtagaattgctggagtAAGTGTATTTTAAGGGTTCTGGTACATGTTTCTAGGGGTGAGGTTTTTACACTGGCATCTGTTTTTACTTTTCACTCCTTCTGGGAAGTACTCTCTAACACCCTTGAGATCTTGCATCCCTTTTGGGATTATGaataaatagtttttctttaaagCCAGGAACTCACAGCTGTTCATGCTGATTTATTTACCTGCATAGACTATTGTGTCAAAGAATGCACTGCAGTACCGGGGAAATTCCCAGCATGATGCCCAGGAGTTTCTGCTGTGGCTTTTGGACCGAGTTCATGAAGACCTCAACCATTCAGTGAAGCAGAGTGGCCAGCCTCCTCTGAAGGTAAGGACGCATGCTGCCCTAGGGCAGTCAGCTAGCCATGAGAGTGTGTAGATTTTTCTACTGAGGACTTGTTGCATTGCGTTAATACAATGAAATTGACTAAGCTCTGGGTGAGTATAAGATTCAATGGCTACTTAAAggacatttcattttgtttactaCTGTGCTGGCAGTGTAAGATGCAAGAGCTGTTGTCCCCAAGGAATTTATAGTCTAATGAGAGGGGAAACATTTGCATGTATGATGAGCTTCAGATTAAAAAAAGTGATTCCATTTCACTAAACTGTTTTTAAAGCAGAATATGTTTGCTTTCTATTCTAGTAAGACACATACTCTGTAGTTCACTGGAATGAATACACAATCATAAAGGAAACGTATGTATTTTCTCTGCTGTTGGGATTGGATTTGACCATAGGAGCCCCAGAATGTTCTTATTGAGAAACATAGcaattaattcttaattttatacATGTAGTCTTACAAATATGGATAAAATGACttatataatggaaaaaatttaGACTAAAGGGTTGCTTCCCTTGGGCAGCTTTTAAAGTTTTTGATAATTCTTCTCTGtacttcaaattttaaatttctaagtttGGTAAGTTGTTAAATTATTCTGATTCAAGGTCCTTTTGTGCCTGAACACTCTATTCTGTCATATGACTATATGCGTGTGGCTGACGCTCCCACCAAATTGAGACATCCTCAAGGTCAGGCACTGGGTCTTATTATCTTTGTATCCTAATGTTCTGTACAGTGCTTCTCTGCATGTggtagcaggtgctcagtaactaATTGTTAGGCGGAGGGACATGAAAAGTTAAATACAACATGAAGTAGAGTGTGATTAGGCATCAACATACACAGCACAACTAATAGGTACTAGGGAATTTAGGCATGGGAAgcattagtactttttttttttttgagacagactttcgctcttgttgcccaggctggagtgcaatggcgcaatctcggctcaccacaacctctgcttcctgggttcaagtgattctcctacgtcagcctcctgagtagctgggattacaggcatgtgccaccacagctggctaattttgtatttttagtagagatggggtttctccatgttggtcaggctggtctcgaactcccgacctcaagtgatccacccaccccggcctctcaaagtgttgggattacaggcatgagccactgtgcccggccaggattaGTACTTTTAAAGTGGTTGGGGATTACTTCTTAGAGGAGATTGGGATGGGGGCTTTGAGAATTGGAGGGAAACTGGAGCATCCTGGGGAAGGGGAGCTGCCCGGCTGAGTGCTGTGCAGACGATCGCTGGCAGAGTCTGTGTGAGGGGATGAGTCCACGCGACCCACATCCTACCTGCTGTGTTCTGGCTCCTTTAGCAGGTGCCCGTCACTGAAGTATCTGCACTTGATGCATAGCTTGTAAAGGAAGTCAAGGTCATTTGTGATTCTCTAGCTTCATCTTCAACCAAGAATTGGTCTTTCTAGTCTGTGaatttgtactttctttttttttagccaCCGTCAGAGACTGATATGATGCCTGAGGGACCATCTTTTCCTGTCTGTAGCACTTTTGTACAAGAACTCTTTCAAGCCCAATATAGGTATGAGAAAATCAGATGTTTCCACTTATTTTGTTTACCTGACATCGTTCTGGGTGATTTTAATGTGAAGCGTCTTACCTTTTTGTTTTGAAGATCTTCTTTGACGTGTCCTCATTGTCAGAAACAGAGCAACACTTTtgatcctttcctttgcatttctttgcCAATTCCTCTACCCCACACAAGGTAAGAATGGATTTAGTAAAATGAAGACTGTATTTTCTTATGGTATCCCTTTTCCTCTGTAGGCTCCTATTAGGTCTTCTTACTTATTTAGACAGGTAATGGGATTAATAATGGGATTGAATACAGTCATTGCTACAACCTTACAAGAATAAATGCCCTCCTGAGTTTGCAGGGTGAGCAGGCACATGAGGCAAGCAGGGGCTGTGTAGTCTGGCCCGGTTTGTCATCCACACATAGTATCGGGGGATGGGGAGGGCTGCTGAGTGACTTCAGGATTCTCTAGAGACCTTACTTTACATTTCCTGTTTCTTAGTTGCTTTATTTTGAACAATTTCTCAACATTTCCAGGAGTTATGCTGttctaaagaaaat harbors:
- the LOC129015280 gene encoding ubiquitin carboxyl-terminal hydrolase 31-like isoform X6 gives rise to the protein MNAMLQCLSNTELFAECLALGQYPAGRPEPSPDPEQLTGRGAQGQGEVTEQLAHLVRALWTLEYTSQHSRDFKTIVSKNALQYRGNSQHDAQEFLLWLLDRVHEDLNHSVKQSGQPPLKPPSETDMMPEGPSFPVCSTFVQELFQAQYRSSLTCPHCQKQSNTFDPFLCISLPIPLPHTS